Proteins found in one Rhodobacter capsulatus SB 1003 genomic segment:
- a CDS encoding EAL domain-containing protein, with product MRDDLPIWLHNFDSEQFLRDVDQHLIIALQPIVEASTGAVVAHEALMRGFDDLGFPDPGALLDGSAARKRLLEVECCVIAKAIAARARLPKAEGGALFLNLDGRNLANWRALRTFLELRCDQLDLSPQDLCIELSEAHQPLAPEAFEEAVRGLRSAGFLIAIDDFGTGVSGMQMLYQAAPDFIKIDKFFIKSMPSDAKKRLLVGSIVDLAHTLGSRVIAEGVETVEQLICCRDANCDLIQGYLIARPAVDPGELATGYADRVHAGTAAPESGESLMIERFIEDVPTLQENTLLAVLFDQLTLHPGRNVYPVLDPEGLPRGAVRESDVKRLLHSPYGRDLARNRSIGMTIDDFVRPIPTLESSMPIAQRLELIADHAEDGVVVTKSLRYQGYMSSGSLLKLANEVRLQQAAAQNPLTRLPGNNAIAGFLEGCRQRDGLPRLVAYIDIDHFKAFNDRYGFEMGDRAILILASILKSLERDHAAFVGHIGGDDFFLGAEGAACDALDRILQTIGARFRDMAESLYSPEDRAAGFLEGRARDGTQTRFPLLSCTVAALRLEPGSHPQTTLELTTRLTALKSLARQQKTSLQREACV from the coding sequence ATGCGAGACGACCTGCCGATCTGGTTGCACAATTTCGACTCCGAACAGTTCCTCAGGGATGTGGACCAGCATCTGATCATCGCCTTGCAACCTATCGTTGAGGCCAGCACCGGCGCCGTGGTCGCGCATGAGGCGCTGATGCGCGGCTTTGACGATCTGGGCTTTCCCGATCCGGGCGCGCTTCTGGACGGATCGGCCGCACGCAAGCGGCTGCTGGAGGTGGAATGCTGCGTGATCGCGAAGGCGATCGCCGCGCGGGCGCGTCTGCCCAAGGCCGAGGGCGGCGCCCTGTTTCTCAATCTTGACGGGCGCAATCTGGCGAACTGGCGGGCCCTGCGCACGTTTCTGGAGCTGCGCTGCGACCAGCTCGATCTGTCGCCGCAAGATCTGTGCATCGAACTTTCCGAGGCGCATCAACCGCTTGCGCCCGAGGCCTTCGAAGAGGCGGTCCGCGGTCTGCGCTCTGCCGGGTTCCTGATCGCCATCGACGATTTCGGCACCGGCGTTTCGGGGATGCAGATGCTCTATCAGGCCGCGCCCGATTTCATCAAGATCGACAAGTTCTTCATCAAATCGATGCCGAGCGACGCGAAAAAGCGGCTTCTGGTCGGCTCGATCGTCGATCTGGCGCATACGCTGGGCAGCCGGGTGATCGCCGAGGGGGTGGAGACGGTCGAGCAGCTGATCTGCTGCCGCGACGCCAATTGCGATCTCATTCAGGGCTATCTGATCGCGCGGCCCGCGGTCGATCCGGGCGAGCTTGCAACCGGCTATGCCGACCGGGTGCATGCCGGTACAGCGGCCCCCGAAAGCGGCGAAAGCCTGATGATCGAAAGGTTCATCGAAGATGTGCCGACGCTGCAGGAAAACACGCTTCTGGCGGTTCTGTTCGACCAGCTGACGCTTCATCCGGGCCGCAATGTCTATCCGGTTCTGGATCCCGAGGGCCTGCCGCGCGGCGCGGTCCGCGAAAGCGACGTCAAGCGGCTGTTGCATTCGCCCTACGGGCGCGATCTGGCGCGCAACCGCTCGATCGGGATGACGATCGATGATTTCGTGCGGCCGATCCCGACGCTGGAAAGCAGCATGCCGATCGCGCAGCGGCTGGAACTGATCGCCGATCATGCCGAGGATGGCGTCGTGGTGACGAAATCGCTGCGCTATCAGGGCTACATGTCCTCGGGCAGCCTGCTCAAGCTGGCCAACGAGGTCCGGCTGCAGCAGGCGGCGGCGCAAAATCCGCTGACCCGGCTTCCGGGCAACAATGCGATTGCCGGTTTTCTGGAAGGCTGTCGGCAGCGTGACGGCCTGCCGCGACTGGTTGCCTATATCGACATCGATCATTTCAAGGCCTTCAACGACCGATACGGTTTCGAAATGGGGGATCGGGCAATCCTGATCCTGGCCTCGATCCTGAAATCGCTGGAACGCGATCATGCGGCCTTTGTCGGCCATATCGGCGGCGACGATTTCTTTCTGGGGGCCGAGGGCGCGGCCTGCGACGCGCTCGACCGGATCTTGCAGACGATCGGGGCGCGGTTTCGCGACATGGCCGAGAGCCTTTACAGCCCCGAGGACCGCGCCGCGGGTTTCCTCGAGGGGCGCGCGCGCGATGGCACGCAGACCCGGTTTCCGCTTTTGTCCTGCACCGTCGCGGCGCTGCGGCTGGAACCGGGCAGTCACCCGCAAACGACGCTGGAGCTGACCACCCGGCTGACCGCGCTGAAATCGCTGGCGCGGCAGCAAAAGACCAGCCTGCAAAGGGAGGCCTGTGTCTGA
- a CDS encoding ABC transporter permease subunit: MRRFRPLDHLILLLGAAFLVAPVLMAFLSSTHAAAEIHMNGLYLTPGTEGLATYEKVLTQKGGFTGEVTGARMALNSLILGLGFAFGKLIVSMLAAYGLVYFRFRFATPIFWAIFTTLLLPLEVRIMPSYQVMSQLGALNSYWGLIVPLLASATGTFYFRQFFKSVPDELLEAARIDGAGPWRFFWGILVPLSRPMMAAIFIIMFVYGWNQYLWPMLMTTDERFFTLMRGIKTILQVWVGSQIPDYNEAFALAVLAMLPPLGVVIVFQRLFVKGLTESDK; this comes from the coding sequence ATGCGACGGTTCCGACCCCTTGACCATCTGATCCTGCTTCTGGGCGCGGCCTTTCTGGTGGCGCCGGTGCTGATGGCGTTCCTCTCCTCCACCCATGCGGCGGCGGAAATCCACATGAACGGGCTTTACCTGACCCCCGGCACCGAGGGGCTGGCCACCTACGAAAAAGTGCTGACGCAAAAGGGCGGCTTCACCGGCGAGGTGACGGGGGCAAGGATGGCGCTGAATTCGCTGATCCTTGGCCTTGGCTTTGCCTTTGGCAAGCTGATCGTCTCGATGCTGGCGGCCTATGGGCTGGTCTATTTCCGGTTTCGCTTTGCCACGCCGATCTTCTGGGCGATCTTCACCACGCTTCTGTTGCCGCTCGAAGTGCGGATCATGCCGTCTTATCAGGTGATGAGCCAGCTTGGCGCATTGAACAGCTATTGGGGGCTGATCGTGCCGCTTCTGGCCTCGGCCACCGGCACCTTCTACTTCCGGCAGTTCTTCAAATCCGTCCCCGACGAGCTGCTGGAGGCCGCGCGGATCGACGGCGCCGGGCCGTGGCGGTTCTTTTGGGGCATCCTTGTGCCGCTCTCGCGTCCGATGATGGCGGCGATCTTCATCATCATGTTCGTTTACGGCTGGAACCAGTATCTCTGGCCGATGCTGATGACCACCGACGAGCGGTTCTTCACCCTGATGCGCGGGATCAAGACGATCCTGCAGGTCTGGGTGGGCAGCCAGATCCCCGATTACAACGAAGCCTTCGCCCTTGCGGTGCTGGCGATGCTGCCGCCTTTGGGGGTGGTGATCGTGTTCCAGCGCCTCTTCGTCAAGGGCCTGACCGAAAGCGACAAATGA
- a CDS encoding integrase core domain-containing protein — MAFAMGLGPVAAPWLTRHKPPLHGAGAQLWPEAGVHHLAIGLGPMAPRWLDPQQNGMVERVIRTLKEQCIHRQRFDSIQHVTRAIGDWISFYNNRRPHQALDMKTPAEAFALAA, encoded by the coding sequence ATGGCGTTCGCCATGGGCCTCGGACCAGTGGCGGCACCATGGCTCACGCGTCACAAGCCGCCACTTCACGGCGCTGGTGCACAGCTATGGCCTGAAGCAGGAGTTCATCACCTCGCCATCGGGCTCGGACCGATGGCGCCTCGATGGCTCGACCCGCAACAGAACGGCATGGTCGAACGCGTGATCCGCACGCTGAAAGAGCAGTGCATCCATCGCCAGCGCTTCGACAGCATCCAGCACGTGACGCGCGCCATCGGTGACTGGATCAGCTTCTACAACAACCGTCGCCCGCATCAGGCGCTGGACATGAAAACCCCCGCTGAGGCATTCGCATTAGCGGCTTAA
- a CDS encoding CehA/McbA family metallohydrolase, with protein MIDTFTAPGRFWRGNLHGHSDRSDGALPPEEVCRRYAAEGYDFLALTDHFLGRYGYPITDTAPFRTERFTTLPGAELHSGALENGELWHILAVGLPAGFAPSHSPDFTPVAGQETGPEIAARAVAAGAFVAIAHPHWSGLSLADARSLTAAHAIEIYNHGCAIGADRGNGAAIADLLLSEGRRVTLIATDDSHFTEPDHFGGWVMVKAPENTPEALLAALKAGHFYASQGPELHAIRFDGAALEVESSAVVSVIVQGRASAVVARHGASMTRTRILLAAGLAASPWLRVTVVDAAGRRAWSNPLWRDGADGAGFIAR; from the coding sequence ATGATCGACACGTTCACCGCCCCCGGCCGGTTCTGGCGCGGCAATCTGCACGGCCATTCCGACCGCTCCGACGGGGCGCTGCCGCCCGAAGAGGTCTGCCGCCGCTACGCCGCCGAGGGCTATGATTTCCTGGCGCTGACCGATCATTTCCTCGGCCGCTACGGCTATCCGATCACCGACACCGCGCCGTTTCGCACCGAGCGCTTCACCACGCTGCCCGGCGCCGAGCTGCATTCCGGCGCGCTGGAAAACGGCGAGCTGTGGCACATTCTGGCGGTCGGTCTGCCCGCCGGTTTCGCGCCCTCGCACAGCCCCGATTTCACCCCGGTCGCGGGGCAGGAAACCGGGCCCGAGATCGCCGCGCGGGCGGTGGCGGCGGGGGCTTTCGTCGCGATCGCGCATCCGCACTGGTCGGGGCTGAGCCTCGCCGACGCCCGCAGCCTGACCGCCGCCCATGCGATCGAGATCTACAACCACGGCTGCGCCATCGGCGCCGACCGCGGCAACGGCGCGGCAATCGCCGATCTGCTGCTCTCCGAGGGGCGCCGGGTGACCCTGATCGCCACCGACGATTCCCATTTCACCGAGCCCGACCATTTCGGCGGCTGGGTGATGGTGAAAGCGCCCGAAAACACCCCCGAGGCGCTGCTGGCGGCGCTGAAGGCGGGGCATTTCTATGCCTCGCAGGGGCCCGAGTTGCACGCCATCCGCTTTGACGGGGCCGCGCTCGAAGTGGAAAGCAGCGCCGTCGTCAGCGTGATCGTGCAGGGGCGGGCCTCGGCCGTGGTGGCGCGGCACGGCGCTTCGATGACGCGCACGCGGATCTTGCTGGCGGCCGGGCTGGCGGCCTCGCCCTGGTTGCGGGTGACGGTCGTGGATGCGGCAGGGCGTCGCGCCTGGTCGAATCCGCTCTGGCGCGACGGCGCCGACGGGGCGGGCTTCATCGCCCGTTAA
- the ugpC gene encoding sn-glycerol-3-phosphate ABC transporter ATP-binding protein UgpC, whose amino-acid sequence MAEMTLKDVGKTYAGGLQAVSAVSLSVADGEFIVLVGPSGCGKSTLLRMVAGLEEITTGTVTIGGRVVNRLEPAERDIAMVFQNYALYPHMTVRENMSWGLKNRRIPAAEIAARVEEAARMLELQAHLDRKPRALSGGQRQRVAMGRAIVRQPAAFLFDEPLSNLDAKLRVSMRGEIRKLQKRLATTALYVTHDQLEAMTLADRLVVLNGGKIEQVGRPLEVYHRPASTFVAAFIGAPAMNLMDARIGAGRLMLAGVDLGAVDSGPRMVTLGIRAEDLRLRPSGGLPFRVDGVEELGATRLVHGFLEDQPLCLSLPAGADLPAALHLGADPAAWHLFDTLTGLRLPLALHPAARSRIAAGADPRS is encoded by the coding sequence ATGGCCGAGATGACCCTGAAGGACGTGGGCAAGACCTATGCGGGCGGGCTGCAGGCGGTCAGCGCGGTGTCGCTGTCGGTGGCGGATGGCGAGTTCATCGTGCTCGTCGGCCCCTCGGGCTGCGGGAAATCGACGCTTTTGCGGATGGTGGCGGGGCTGGAGGAGATCACTACCGGCACGGTGACGATCGGCGGGCGCGTGGTGAACCGGCTGGAACCGGCCGAGCGCGACATCGCGATGGTGTTTCAGAACTACGCGCTTTATCCGCATATGACGGTGCGCGAAAACATGTCCTGGGGGCTGAAGAACCGCCGCATCCCCGCCGCCGAGATCGCCGCCCGGGTCGAGGAAGCGGCGCGGATGCTGGAGCTGCAGGCGCATCTCGACCGCAAGCCCCGCGCGCTTTCGGGCGGGCAGCGCCAGCGCGTCGCCATGGGCCGTGCCATCGTGCGTCAGCCCGCGGCGTTTTTGTTCGACGAGCCGCTCTCGAACCTTGATGCCAAACTGCGCGTCAGCATGCGCGGGGAAATCCGCAAGCTGCAAAAGCGTCTGGCCACCACCGCGCTTTATGTCACCCATGACCAGCTCGAGGCGATGACCTTGGCCGACCGGCTGGTGGTGCTGAACGGCGGCAAGATCGAACAGGTCGGCCGCCCGCTTGAGGTTTATCACCGCCCGGCCTCGACCTTTGTCGCCGCTTTCATCGGCGCGCCCGCGATGAACCTGATGGATGCGCGGATCGGGGCGGGGCGGCTCATGCTGGCGGGCGTCGATCTGGGGGCGGTGGACAGCGGCCCGCGCATGGTGACGCTGGGCATCCGGGCCGAGGATCTGCGGCTGCGCCCCTCGGGCGGGCTGCCCTTTCGCGTCGACGGGGTCGAGGAATTGGGCGCGACGCGGCTGGTGCATGGCTTTCTCGAGGATCAGCCGCTGTGCCTCTCCCTGCCCGCGGGGGCGGATCTGCCCGCGGCGCTGCATCTGGGCGCCGATCCCGCGGCCTGGCATCTGTTCGACACGCTGACCGGGCTGCGCCTGCCGTTGGCGCTGCATCCGGCCGCCCGGTCCCGGATCGCCGCCGGGGCGGATCCGCGGTCCTAG
- a CDS encoding carbohydrate ABC transporter permease, whose protein sequence is MTASPQAAAPRRWFARRAEPPAKLAQFDRKLTPWLFVAPQLLIVAIFFYWPSVQAVTSSFYLEDPFGFGASFVGLDNYREALGSAEYRQIAGFTAFFAATVTALALGLGLLLAVKADAVLRGAGAYKTALISVYAIAPPVVGLIGMMMFDMHIGPFTRAAAVFGWDLKVGIDYWDTAIALITVAVWKQIPYNFIFFLSGLQAVPSAVREAARIDATSGWRQFRDVTLPLLAPTAFFLLVINITYALFDTFGIIDVMVKDKPANNPVTLVYKVYLDGFKGNDIGGSSAQSVILMIVVATLTLAQFRLIERRVHYG, encoded by the coding sequence ATGACCGCCTCACCCCAAGCCGCCGCACCGCGCCGCTGGTTCGCCCGCCGGGCAGAGCCGCCCGCGAAACTGGCGCAGTTCGACCGCAAGCTGACGCCCTGGCTTTTCGTGGCGCCGCAACTCTTGATCGTGGCGATCTTCTTTTACTGGCCCTCGGTGCAGGCGGTGACCTCGTCCTTTTACCTGGAGGACCCGTTCGGCTTTGGTGCCTCTTTCGTCGGGCTCGACAATTACCGCGAGGCGCTGGGGTCAGCGGAATACCGCCAGATCGCGGGCTTCACCGCGTTTTTTGCCGCCACCGTCACCGCGCTGGCGCTGGGGCTGGGGCTTTTGCTTGCCGTCAAGGCCGATGCGGTGCTGCGCGGCGCGGGCGCCTACAAGACGGCGCTGATCTCTGTCTATGCGATCGCGCCGCCGGTCGTCGGGCTGATCGGCATGATGATGTTCGACATGCATATCGGCCCCTTCACCCGTGCCGCCGCGGTCTTCGGCTGGGATCTGAAGGTGGGCATCGACTATTGGGACACGGCGATTGCGCTGATCACCGTCGCGGTCTGGAAGCAGATCCCCTACAATTTCATCTTCTTCCTGTCGGGGCTGCAGGCGGTCCCGTCAGCGGTGCGCGAGGCGGCGCGGATCGATGCGACCTCCGGCTGGCGGCAGTTTCGCGATGTGACGCTGCCGCTGCTGGCGCCGACCGCGTTCTTTTTGCTGGTGATCAACATCACCTATGCGCTTTTCGACACGTTCGGGATCATCGACGTGATGGTGAAGGACAAGCCCGCCAACAATCCCGTCACACTGGTCTACAAGGTCTATCTGGATGGCTTCAAGGGCAACGACATCGGCGGGTCCTCGGCGCAATCGGTGATCCTGATGATCGTTGTCGCAACCCTCACCCTCGCGCAGTTCCGCCTGATCGAGCGGCGCGTGCATTACGGGTGA